A genomic region of Denticeps clupeoides chromosome 9, fDenClu1.1, whole genome shotgun sequence contains the following coding sequences:
- the obsl1b gene encoding obscurin-like protein 1 isoform X10, producing MDVFGGAPRFLAYPRAVGVQTGTDAVLKCQISGDPRPAVIWERNNEKVHPGGRYRVFEDGNIYNLIITGVTTEDSGQYICKAKNCIGETYAAATLKVEGEAQEMELREENKPRFLIKPLSTRVGRGEDAVFSCKLWGNPRPEVVWEKDGRKLNEIFESTHFSVGYQDGGWYQLKIFKTRAPDGGVYTCKARNEFGESLAGAVLLVDAGPGHEDEGNRNGYTNGHWKSNQGKQRRQVATRLKEDPQPNSAKVKMFAVTEGKHAKFRCFVTGKPKPEIIWRKDGRLIMSGRRYLLYEDREGYFTLKVLYCKQQDNGVYVCAASNTAGQTLSAVHLSVKEPPVRFKQPLNDLQVWERDLAVLECEVPEDSIPITWYLEDRRLQPGAKYGMEEWGTKRRLTIRDIGVDDDGIYLCEMADGGRSIAEVAVKGTIVRKLPRKVDVLEGENAAFCVEVEEEEMEIHWYKDGTELRETHQTILKSFGKTHILVFVNTTPQDSGLVTFYVGRSKTSSQLRVKGARHCPPSCPVGVQINTERANAALLSWIPAPDSRKNPPSGYVLERQEVGSQEWLQCLTTDSATSVEILGDSVPCEADYRFRICSVNKYGRSDNVEFPRSVHLVPVARIQTPLQDALVPEGQDALFSIELSASVIGTWFLNGNQLQEEDRFSMRRTRTHQSLRIRGVRDTDNGAEITFIAYGIRDSAALYIQAPLVKFTPLSEMDRNKFVEVGNPIVLYCELSNPEAPVHWYKNGVELHTVEGLHIQSEGTMRRIVIQSADFSHSGVYSCDAIDDVIRFNVEVEAPPVRFSVLPETEKSKSIEAGCPFELQCELSDSAAQVFWYKDGTKILQQSDMDFQSNGTQRTLVVQSAEFCHSGIYSCKTKGDAVHFKVDVKAKPVRFSAVPEDEKNKYLKEGQSFQLQCEVTDPSAEVCWYKDGEVLIPEAGLDFQPDCALRRLIVHSAQPCHSGVYVCKTMDDSVQFTVEIKAQPMRFSALQEITKDIIEGNCQTDVPCEISDPTAMVCWYKDEAELISKSERHVNAEATRRTLSVPSTQPYSSGVHDYMNEADVVQLNIQEQAPPVTFLHIPEEDLHKNVVEHDTLLLSCELSRADVLAQWYKDGVELQPNENTAIQMENTVHTVKIKSSQLSDSGIYTCRAGDSALMFKVNVREPPAMIVYPKEDVHLDRYVPEEIVLSCELSRPNGSVNWYKDGQKLQESENIKLKLEGPYRRLKILKSATEDSGEYVCDTAVDSRFFHLNVTEPPVRIMSPSQSQMELCQQTSERMVLSCELSRANAVVRWYRDGLEVEENDRLLLEVDGIYRRLIIPETDVKDSAEYVCDTMDESVTFFVNIAEPPVRFIRPRKMASGVEASVGETVVLDCEVSRANAEVCWRKNGEEIEESANITITEDGLVRQLTIHSSSLEDTGQYICDARDDVMDFQVKISEPPLKILRTSDTVTNKHFVVPEDIVLKCELSRPNGTVEWYKNDEWLVENERISCESDGQFRSLIILNAEAPDAGEYVCDAKDDTIKFCVIVEEPPVTILGNAEKPEHHSLVAGDDLILECEVSRSNAPVAWYRNGQLLRANSRTHIESQGTVRKLVLSGLELSDSGEYVCNATEDKMLILVTVQEAPVKFNDKEEGSKAVAYEDESVTLCAKVNRENACVRWLKDKEEIIGNRYRKRSEGKSHYLTIEALKESDSGKYTCDAKNDEMHFLVLVKAMKVKFSKPLKNAVALKDSDLLLLCELQKPKGDVQWLKDDKEVTPSRHYIIRANGCERSLTIHNVTAEDAGVYACESKDERTYATVEVQTPRVVEFVAELHNVTVMEGEDATFKCVVSPEDAKLDWCINGKLVAPDQKFNISSTGLCHMLHIHNCQVTDSAKVTAEAEGLISKANLHVQEAQVVFIKGMETVEAEEFGEATLEVKLSSDSGEVQWMRQGMVIKPGPKFTLKQRGATRSLTIHRLALSDRGTYSCETLHDRTQAKLCVEPRKIKIRKGLSDGQTFERETASFEVELSHNNVEAAWLKDGVRLRNNNHWRLSVKGRVHSLTISNLSLEDSGTYVFSAESARTSARLTVKETPVSIMKKLEDVRFPEGSGATVECELSRHNVEVKWMKNGVELKPDKNHRIYSMGRKRLLQILKCEMEDTGIYTCSAGETSTACSVDVYEPEVEVLQPLEDLEVQEDENAVFMCELSLESVPGEWFKNGERIKPTSTIKIRQEGSKHFLLMCNVKGEDGGEIKFVAKNTESIAYLEVEELPVSIVNPLQDKTALEKSRVLLDCSVSNPRCSIRWYKGSNVILPSERFEICSEGCYRKLVIQQVNLEDEGTYSVQVGDYTSSAKLTVEAQSLLMVRDLQDVEVVSPEEACFECEVTVPVLKAPVWTLNGETLQPGSRVLLEKMGKVHRLTLRQTSEDMNGVVQFTSGKAKSSAKLCVKSSL from the exons ATGGATGTGTTTGGTGGCGCACCTCGCTTTCTGGCCTACCCACGTGCTGTAGGGGTGCAGACAGGCACAGACGCCGTCTTGAAATGCCAAATCAGCGGGGACCCTCGACCAGCTGTCATATGGGAACGAAACAATGAAAAGGTCCACCCAGGGGGCAGGTATCGTGTGTTTGAGGATGGGAACATTTACAACCTTATCATTACTGGTGTGACCACAGAGGACAGTGGTCAGTATATTTGTAAAGCTAAGAACTGCATCGGAGAAACATATGCGGCCGCGACGTTGAAAGTCGAGGGAGAAGCGCAGGAAATGGAGCTGCGTGAAGAGAACAAGCCCAGGTTCCTAATCAAGCCGCTGTCCACTCGCGTGGGCCGTGGTGAAGATGCCGTCTTCTCCTGCAAGCTGTGGGGCAACCCACGGCCAGAGGTGGTTTGGGAAAAAGATGGCAGAAAGCTGAATGAGATCTTTGAGAGCACACATTTCAGCGTAGGATACCAGGATGGAGGGTGGTATCAGCTTAAGATCTTCAAGACACGCGCACCTGATGGGGGAGTATACACATGCAAGGCCAGAAATGAGTTTGGGGAAAGCCTGGCAGGGGCTGTGCTGCTTGTCGATGCGGGCCCAGGTCACGAGGATGAGGGAAATCGAAATGGCTACACCAACGGCCACTGGAAATCCAATCAGGGAAAACAGAGAAGACAGGTTGCAACACGACTTAAGGAGGACCCGCAGCCTAATTCAGCCAAAGTTAAAATGTTCGCTGTGACTGAAGGCAAACATGCCAAGTTCCGTTGTTTCGTCACAGGGAAACCCAAACCAGAGATAATATGGAGAAAAGATGGGAGGCTGATAATGTCGGGGAGACGGTATCTTCTATATGAGGATCGGGAAGGTTACTTCACACTGAAAGTTCTCTACTGTAAACAACAGGACAATGGTGTATATGTCTGTGCTGCATCAAATACTGCTGGACAAACCCTGAGTGCAGTCCATCTTTCAGTGAAAG AACCCCCTGTGAGATTTAAACAGCCACTCAATGATCTACAAGTCTGGGAACGAGACCTGGCAGTTCTGGAGTGTGAAGTGCCAGAAGACTCCATTCCAATCACATGGTACTTGGAGGACAGACGCCTACAGCCAGGGGCCAAATATGGGATGGAGGAGTGGGGGACAAAGCGTAGGCTCACAATTCGTGACATTGGAGTCGATGATGATGGGATATATCTCTGCGAAATGGCTGATGGAGGGAGGAGCATTGCAGAGGTGGCTGTCAAAG GTACAATTGTAAGAAAGCTTCCGAGAAAAGTAGATGTTTTGGAAGGTGAGAATGCGGCGTTCTGTGTAGAGGTTGAGGAAGAAGAAATGGAAATTCACTGGTACAAAGATGGCACTGAGCTGCGGGAGACTCATCAAACCATTCTTAAGTCATTTGGCAAAACTCACATTTTGGTCTTTGTCAACACCACACCCCAAGATTCCGGTCTGGTGACCTTTTATGTTGGTCGATCAAAAACTTCATCTCAACTTAGGGTGAAAG GAGCCAGACACTGCCCACCCAGCTGTCCAGTGGGAGTTCAGATTAACACAGAGCGTGCCAATGCCGCCCTTCTCTCCTGGATTCCCGCTCCAGACTCCCGTAAGAACCCACCTTCGGGATACGTCCTTGAACGACAAGAGGTTGGCTCTCAGGAGTGGCTGCAATGCCTAACCACCGACTCAGCGACTTCAGTGGAGATTCTTGGAGACAGTGTACCATGCGAGGCAGACTACCGATTCCGCATATGCAGTGTCAACAAGTATGGGAGGAGTGACAATGTTGAGTTCCCTCGGTCAGTCCATCTGG TTCCAGTGGCAAGGATCCAAACACCTCTACAGGATGCCCTGGTACCAGAGGGCCAAGATGCCTTGTTTTCCATCGAACTGTCCGCTTCAGTCATAGGCACTTGGTTTTTAAATGGCAATCAGCTCCAAGAGGAGGATCGCTTCTCCATGCGGCGTACACGTACACACCAGTCCCTGCGTATACGAGGCGTACGAGACACAGACAATGGGGCTGAAATAACCTTCATTGCGTATGGAATTAGGGATTCAGCCGCCCTGTACATTCAAG CTCCCTTAGTAAAATTTACACCCCTGTCGGAAATGGACAGAAACAAGTTTGTCGAAGTCGGCAATCCAATAGTCCTCTACTGTGAGCTGTCCAATCCTGAAGCCCCAGTTCACTGGTACAAGAACGGAGTAGAATTACACACAGTTGAAGGTCTTCACATCCAGTCGGAGGGAACCATGAGGAGGATCGTCATACAGTCAGCCGATTTCTCTCATTCTGGCGTGTACAGCTGTGATGCCATTGATGATGTCATCCGATTCAATGTGGAAGTCGAAG CTCCACCCGTCAGATTCTCAGTGCTACCAGAGACGGAAAAAAGCAAGTCCATTGAAGCAGGCTGCCCATTTGAACTGCAATGTGAGCTCTCAGATTCAGCTGCCCAGGTCTTCTGGTATAAAGATGGAACAAAGATCCTTCAACAGAGTGACATGGACTTCCAGTCCAATGGCACTCAGAGGACCCTGGTTGTTCAGTCAGCTGAGTTTTGTCATTCAGGGATATACAGCTGCAAGACAAAGGGTGACGCTGTTCATTTCAAAGTCGACGTCAAAG CTAAGCCGGTTAGGTTTTCTGCGGTCCCCGAAGACGAGAAGAACAAATACCTCAAAGAGGGGCAATCTTTTCAACTGCAATGCGAGGTCACAGACCCTTCTGCGGAGGTTTGCTGGTACAAGGACGGAGAAGTGCTCATTCCAGAGGCTGGACTGGATTTTCAGCCTGATTGTGCGTTGAGGAGACTTATAGTCCATTCAGCCCAGCCCTGTCACTCAGGCGTGTACGTCTGTAAGACGATGGACGACTCTGTCCAGTTCACTGTGGAAATCAAAG CTCAACCAATGAGGTTCTCAGCCTTACAAGAGATTACGAAGGACATCATTGAAGGAAACTGCCAGACTGACGTACCTTGTGAGATCTCAGACCCCACTGCCATGGTGTGCTGGTACAAGGATGAAGCAGAGCTCATCTCAAAATCGGAACGTCATGTCAATGCGGAGGCTACCAGGAGGACCCTGAGTGTCCCATCGACACAGCCCTACAGTTCTGGAGTGCACGACTATATGAACGAGGCTGATGTCGTCCAATTAAATATACAAGAACAAG CCCCACCAGTCACATTTCTCCATATCCCTGAAGAAGATCTCCACAAAAATGTAGTGGAACATGATACTCTTCTGTTGTCATGTGAGCTATCAAGAGCTGATGTGCTTGCACAGTGGTACAAGGATGGAGTTGAGCTACAACCAAACGAGAATACTGCAATCCAGATGGAAAATacagtgcacactgtgaaaatCAAGTCATCACAGCTGTCAGACTCTGGAATATACACGTGCCGTGCAGGAGATAGTGCCCTGATGTTCAAAGTCAATGTCAGAG AGCCTCCGGCGATGATTGTCTACCCCAAAGAGGATGTGCATCTAGATCGGTATGTCCCTGAAGAAATAGTCCTGAGCTGTGAACTTTCCCGTCCAAATGGTTCTGTGAACTGGTACAAAGATGGGCAGAAGTTACAAGAAAGTGAGAATATCAAGCTTAAGCTAGAAGGTCCATATAGGAGACTTAAGATTCTTAAAAGTGCCACGGAGGACTCAGGGGAGTATGTATGTGACACTGCAGTTGATTCCAGATTCTTCCACCTGAATGTGACAG AACCTCCTGTGCGGATCATGTCTCCAAGTCAGTCCCAAATGGAGCTCTGCCAGCAAACATCCGAGCGGATGGTGCTGAGTTGTGAGCTCTCAAGAGCGAACGCAGTTGTGCGCTGGTATCGTGATGGGCTTGAGGTTGAAGAAAATGATCGTCTCCTTCTGGAGGTTGATGGCATCTATCGGAGGCTAATAATTCCTGAGACAGACGTGAAAGATTCGGCCGAGTATGTGTGTGACACCATGGACGAATCGGTCACTTTCTTCGTAAATATCGCAG AACCCCCTGTGAGGTTCATACGGCCTAGAAAAATGGCCAGTGGCGTAGAAGCCAGTGTTGGTGAAACTGTGGTGCTTGACTGTGAGGTGTCAAGAGCAAACGCTGAAGTATGCTGGAGGAAGAACGGGGAGGAGATCGAGGAAAGTGCTAATATCACCATTACTGAGGATGGTCTTGTTCGCCAGCTAACAATACACTCAAGTTCATTGGAGGACACGGGGCAATATATTTGTGACGCCAGAGATGATGTAATGGATTTCCAGGTCAAGATCTCAG agccaCCACTTAAAATCCTCAGAACATCTGATACTGTCACCAACAAGCACTTTGTAGTGCCAGAAGACATCGTATTAAAATGTGAGCTCTCGAGACCTAATGGCACCGTTGAATGGTACAAAAATGATGAGTGGCTGGTGGAGAATGAGCGCATCTCCTGTGAATCGGACGGACAGTTTCGATCACTCATCATCCTTAATGCTGAGGCGCCGGATGCTGGGGAATACGTTTGTGATGCGAAGGATGACACCATTAAATTCTGTGTTATTGTAGAAG AGCCTCCAGTGACCATTCTAGGAAATGCTGAAAAGCCAGAGCACCATAGCCTGGTAGCAGGAGACGACCTGATTTTGGAGTGTGAGGTGTCTCGGTCTAACGCCCCCGTGGCGTGGTACCGCAATGGCCAATTACTGCGTGCCAACTCTCGAACACATATAGAAAGTCAAGGAACAGTGAGGAAGCTTGTCTTATCTGGCCTCGAACTTTCAGACTCTGGGGAATATGTGTGCAATGCCACTGAGGACAAAATGCTAATTTTGGTAACTGTCCAAG aggcaCCCGTGAAGTTCAATGACAAAGAAGAAGGGTCCAAAGCCGTGGCCTATGAAGATGAGAGTGTTACACTTTGTGCTAAGGTGAATCGGGAAAACGCTTGTGTGCGTTGGTTAAAGGACAAAGAAGAAATAATTGGCAATCGTTACAGGAAGAGAAGTGAGGGGAAATCACATTACCTCACCATTGAAGCTCTGAAAGAGTCAGATTCTGGAAAATACACATGCGATGCAAAAAACgatgaaatgcattttctaGTTCTTGTCAAAG CGATGAAAGTGAAATTCTCAAAGCCCCTGAAAAATGCAGTAGCCCTCAAGGACAGCGACCTTTTACTGCTATGCGAGCTTCAAAAACCAAAAGGAGATGTGCAGTGGCTCAAAGACGACAAGGAAGTCACTCCCAGCCGTCATTACATCATTAGGGCAAATGGGTGTGAGAGAAGCCTCACGATACACAATGTCACAGCAGAGGATGCAGGAGTGTACGCATGCGAATCAAAAGACGAAAGAACGTATGCCACAGTCGAAGTGCAAA CACCACGTGTTGTGGAATTTGTTGCAGAGCTCCACAACGTGACAGTCATGGAAGGAGAAGATGCCACGTTCAAATGCGTGGTATCACCAGAGGACGCAAAGCTTGATTGGTGTATCAATGGCAAACTGGTTGCGCCTGACCAGAAGTTCAACATCTCCAGCACTGGCCTCTGCCACATGCTCCACATTCATAACTGTCAGGTCACAGACAGCGCCAAAGTGACGGCTGAAGCAGAGGGTCTGATATCCAAAGCCAATCTTCATGTGCAAG AGGCGCAGGTAGTCTTTATTAAGGGAATGGAGACTGTGGAGGCAGAGGAGTTTGGAGAGGCCACGCTGGAAGTGAAATTAAGTTCGGATTCTGGCGAGGTGCAGTGGATGAGACAGGGGATGGTCATAAAGCCTGGGCCCAAGTTCACCCTGAAGCAGCGCGGCGCAACACGTAGCCTCACAATCCACAGGCTCGCTCTGTCCGATCGCGGGACATACAGCTGCGAAACGCTCCATGACCGCACACAGGCCAAGCTCTGCGTGGAAC CTcggaaaataaaaataaggaaaGGGCTGAGTGACGGCCAGACCTTTGAGCGCGAGACGGCCTCGTTTGAAGTGGAGCTGTCCCACAACAATGTCGAGGCCGCGTGGCTGAAGGACGGCGTCCGTCTCAGAAACAACAACCATTGGCGTCTGAGCGTGAAAGGTCGGGTGCACAGTCTCACAATCAGTAACCTCAGCCTGGAGGACTCAGGCACCTACGTGTTCTCAGCCGAGAGCGCGCGGACGTCCGCAAGGCTCACTGTTAAAG AGACACCAGTGAGCATTATGAAAAAGCTGGAGGATGTGCGATTTCCAGAGGGCAGCGGGGCAACTGTTGAATGTGAATTATCACGCCATAATGTTGAGGTTAAGTGGATGAAG AATGGAGTTGAACTGAAACCTGATAAGAATCATCGAATATACTCCATGGGAAGAAAACGTCTGCTCCAGATCCTCAAGTGTGAAATGGAGGACACTGGCATTTACACGTGCAGCGCTGGAGAGACCAGCACAGCATGCTCCGTCGATGTCTATG AGCCAGAGGTGGAAGTGCTCCAGCCCTTGGAAGATCTGGAAGTTCAGGAGGATGAAAATGCTGTGTTCATGTGTGAGCTCTCCCTCGAAAGTGTTCCCGGGGAGTGGTTCAAAAATGGCGAAAGAATCAAACCCACGAGCACAATCAAGATTCGCCAAGAAG GGTCCAAGCACTTTCTATTGATGTGCAATGTAAAAGGAGAGGACGGTGGGGAGATCAAGTTTGTCGCCAAAAATACAGAGTCTATTGCCTATCTGGAAGTAGAAG AGCTTCCGGTCAGCATAGTGAACCCCCTCCAGGACAAGACTGCGCTGGAGAAGAGCCGAGTCCTACTGGACTGTAGCGTGTCAAACCCAAGGTGCAGCATCCGCTGGTACAAGGGCAGCAACGTGATCCTGCCTTCTGAGCGCTTTGAGATCTGCAGCGAAGGATGCTATCGTAAACTAGTCATCCAGCAGGTCAACCTGGAAGATGAGGGCACTTACAGTGTCCAGGTCGGAGATTACACGTCTTCAGCTAAGCTGACAGTAGAAG CCCAGTCTCTGCTGATGGTTCGTGATCTTCAGGATGTAGAGGTGGTGTCTCCTGAAGAAGCATGCTTTGAATGTGAGGTGACCGTGCCAGTGCTTAAAGCTCCAGTATGGACACTAAACGGTGAAACCCTGCAGCCTGGATCTCGGGTCCTTTTGGAAAAGATGGGCAAGGTCCACAGGCTGACCCTCAGACAGACGTCAGAAGACATGAACGGCGTTGTTCAGTTCACTTCTGGAAAGGCCAAGAGCAGTGCCAAGCTTTGTGTTAAAA GTTCTCTTTGA